Below is a window of Flavobacterium cyclinae DNA.
ACAGATAATAGAGGTAGCGACAGTTACAATATGAAGTTATCTGACAGAAGAGCAAAAGCAACAGTTCAGTACTTAATAAGCAAAGGAATTTCAAAAGAAAGAATATCAGGACAAGGATTTGGAGAAAGCGAACCTAAAGTAGCTTGCAAATCATGTACTGAAGAAGAACACGCACAAAACAGAAGAAGTGAATTCTTAATTGTGAAGAAATAAAGATAGTTTATAGTTGATTTTTAGTTTGAAAAGGCATTACTTATTTTTAAGTAGTGCTTTTTCTTTTTGTTTGAAAATCTGTTGGAATTATAAAAAAATGATAAATTAAATATAGAATATCTGTATATTATTGTTTTAAAAATCATTTTTGATGAATATAATTTAAAATAATTACTGAAATACATTATATTCTTATAATTTATGTAATAAAATCAATAATTCATGTATTAATATTTTTAATCTGAGATACAAAAAACAACTATTTTTTGATATTTTTTATCTGTATGGATTTATAAATTTGAAATCAAAATAGATTAAGACTCATCTAAAAACTCAATAAATAAATGAATTCAATCGCAATAAAAAGAGTAAAGAATATCTTGTATTTAGTTACATTGATGATAGGAATTTCAGGATGGACGCAAAATATATTAATCAGTCAAGGAGGTACGGTAAATGTAACGGGTGGTGAAGTTTTTTATGATGCAGGTGGTGCTGCAGGTAACGACGGAAATACGACGTATACAATTACATTAATGCCACCAGCAGGTCAAAGTGTATGTGTCGATTTTACATCTTTTAGTTCATACGAGTCTTTAGATATATATGATGGAACTACAGTTTCGGCAACTAATATAGGTACTTTAAAAGGGAATTATGGAACAGCATATAATGCAGGTGGAGCGCCATACAATACAGGTCAACCTGCACTTGGAGGGGTTGTTCAAGCTGAATTAAAACCAGGTATTTTTTGTGCTAATAATGCAACGGGAGCCTTGACATTTAAGTTTACAAATTCTAGTAGTTCTCAATCTACCGGATGGGTAGGGAATGTTATAACTTATGCAAAGCCAACATCTGGATGTACCATTTCTATTTCTGCAAATCCATCTACAATTTGTTTGGGTGGTTCCACAACATTAACTGCAACAGGAACAATTGGTTCAGCTTTAATAAATAATGATTTTAACTCAAGTTCTTTGGGAGCTGGTTGGAGTGCAACTCCAGGAGGTGTTGCATTTGTTAATGTATTAAGTTGTCAACCTAATTATGGTTATAATACACAAAATACAGATAATTCAATTTTTGCTTGGATGCAAAATGTTGCAGCACCTAGAGTATTAGAATCAAATTCATTTGATGTATCTAATGGAGGAGTGTTGAGTTTTGATTTTAGAGAAGCTTCTGATGATAATGGTGGAAATGGTTGTGAAGCAATGGATGATAAAGAAGGGGTTTATATTCAATATTCTACAAATAATGGAGTATCATGGGTAAACATGAAATTATTATTTCCAAGTGTTGAAAGTAATTTCCCTTCTGCTGCTAATATTGGTTGTGGAACTTATGTATATAATTGGAATACCACAACTGTTCCAATCCCAGCAGCAGCAATGACTGCTAATACAAAATTCAGATGGTATCAACACCAATCTACATCTGCAACTCAAGATAGTTGGGGTATAGACAATGTAAAAATTATAAAAAATGTTTCTAGTACAATAACAATTACAGATTTATTAACAAATACTGTAGTTGCAACTTCTACTAATACTTCAGTTAATGTAGCTGTTTCTCCAACTTCATCAAGAACGTATAGAGCAACTATTTCAGATGGAACTTCATCTTGTAGTCAAGATATACTTGTAACGGTAAACGGAAGTACTGCAACTACAATAGCATATTCGGGTACGCCTTTTTTACCTAATGCTGGCCCAAGTAATGTAACTGTTACTAACGGACCAGTTTCTGGGACTTATTCAGCTTCTCCAGCTGGTTTAACATTAAACACAACTACCGGCCAGATTACACCTAGTACAAGTACGCCAGGAACTTATACTGTTTCAGTTCCTACTTCTTGTGGTACAGCTACAGCTACAGTTGAAATATTATCTTCATCATGTGGAAATTGTGCCACAGCAAGTTGTCCTGTAATTTCAATAACTGAAACAACTGCGGCACTTGGTCAAACTAATATTTCTACGGCACTTGGAGTTGCTGGAGATCAATTAGGTAATGCTCCGTTAGTACCTGGAGAAACAATTACTATTTGTGTTCCTGTAACTGTAGTAGCGGGTTCAACTATTTTAGGATTTAAACAATTAACTTCTTCAAGTCCAGGAGGATGTGGAAATGTTACAGAAGAAATAATTACATATCAATTAACCAGTACTTCATGTGGAGCTCCAATACTTCCAAATAGAACTAATGCTTCATCTGTTGCTAGTGGATTTAATCCAGAATGGGATGGTTTAGCTGCAGGAAATTATGTCCTTTGTTTTACAATGAGTGTTACCAATACTGCATTATGTACTTCGGTTGATATTCAAGGTTTGGGGTATTACAATGTTGTCCCAGCACCTGTTCCTTGTCAAGATTATCAAATACAAATGTATTCAGATGATTTATTATTAAATCCTATAACAAAAACAGCATTTGCATGTTCTGATGCTTCAGTTTTTTTAGGTCCTGATTCATTTTCAACCACTTTTGATTCTGGTTTACCTTACAATTCTGTAAATATTAGTATAACTGCTAATGTTGGTAATTTAAACAATTTAGTTATTTATAGATATAACTCGGCTAATGTATTAGTAGAAACATTAACTGTTCCTGCTGGAGGTGTTACAAACAATTATTTTTTAAGACCAACAGGAGCTTATTATTCGTTAGATAAAACAAATTTAACAAGTGGAAATTATAGTTATACAATTACAGATAACATTTCAGGAGCTGTATTAGCAACAGGTACCTGGATTATTACTGCAGGTGCTGAATCACTAAAAACAGGTCTATTATTATTTCAAGGAACTGGAAGTTATTCAGGTCCTGGTGTTTCAAATGGTTTTGATCCAGCTCCAGCAGGTTCTGGAGGTGATGATTATACAGATGATAGAGGAATCGGAGTTTTTAATCCACAATTAGCAGGTGTTGGTACTCATACAATTACTTATACTTGGGATAACGGTTTACCTGCACCAAATCATTGTACTTTAACAAGATCAATGGTAGTAACGGTATCTGGACCAAATGCACCTACAGTTACAAATGTTTCAATTTGTTCTGGACAAACTGCTACATTGACAGCTTCTGCTGTAACTGGAACTGTTAATTGGTATTCTTCTGCATCTGGAGGAAGTTCAATATTTACAGGTAATCCATTTACGACACCAGTTTTAACTGCAGGAACTTCTTACTGGGTTTCTCAAACAGTTGGTGGTTGTGAAAGTGCAAGAACACAAGTTGATGTATCCATTTCTGCAGGTACTCCAGCAACATATACTACAACTTTAGTTAATTGTGAACCTGGTTCAATTAATTTATCTTCAGTGCTTCCAACTGGTACAACTTTCAATTGGGTAAGTGGACCTTCTGGATATACTTTTCCAGCTGGTTTTCAAACCCCATTAACAACAAATACTTCATTAACAGGTTTACCTGCAGGTACTTATTGTGTTGATGTAACTTCTCCAAATTCATTAGGTGGCGTTGTAACTCAGACATTATTTACTGAAACTTTTGAATCTGGATTAGGGAATTGGACAATAAATAATTCAGGAGGTCCAAATATTTTTGTATTAAACAATGATTACTTAGGTGGAAGTTGTGTAACAGGTCTAGGAACATTTACTGTACCTGCTGTTCCTAATCAACCTGTAGGTGTTACTTCTGGACCTAATAGTAATTATCTTCATATTAAAGCCACTACTACTACAGGTGCAACTTGTGGTGCAGGTTCAGTGAATTTCATCCCAAATAATGCAAATTTTGACGGTCAAGTATCAGATCAAAAAGCAACCATAAATACAGTTTTTAATACAGTTGGAAAAACGAATATAGTTTTTAATTTTTATTGGTTAGCTCAAGGTGAAACTAATGCAAATGGTGCTGATGATTTCGGTAGTATTGAATATAGTATTAATGGAGGAACGACTTGGGTTCAAGCAGGAGCAAAATTAAGAAGACAAACTACATGGTTATCTGATTTTAGAACTGATCCTCTTTGGGATAACCAAGCAGATCTTAGATTTAGAGTTAGATGGCAAAATGATGCTAGTTCTAGTATTGATCCACCTATCTCAATAGACGAAATAGTTATTACAGCTGATGTAATTACTACAGCTTCTTGTGGAACGACTGTTCAAGAATGTTTTACAATTTTACCAACACCAGCTGTACCAACAATTACATCAGTAGCGGCTAGTTGTTCAGTAGCAGGAAGTTCAACGATTTCAAATTACAATGCATCGAATACATACACATTTTCACCAGTTGGACCAACAGTTGGAGCAGGAGGTTTAATTTCTGGAATGACATTTGGAACAAGTTATACAGTAACAGCAACCAATGGAGGATGTACTTCAGCAGCATCAGCTAGTTTTAATAATGCAGCACAATTACCAACACCAGTTGTACCAACGATTACTTCAGTAGCTGCTACATGTTCAGCAGCAGGAAGTTCAACGATATCAAATTATAGCGCATCGAATACATACACCTTCACACCAGTTGGACCAACAGTTGGAGCAGGAGGATTGATTTCAGGTATGACAGTTGGAACAAGTTATACAGTAACAGCAACCAATGGAGGATGTACTTCAGCGGCATCAGCTAGTTTTAGTAATGCAGCTCAGTTACCAACCCCAGCTGTACCAACGATTACTTCAGTAGCGGCTACATGTTCAGCAGCAGGAAGTTCAACGATATCAAATTATAGTACATCGAATACCTATACGTTTTCACCAGTTGGACCAACAGTTGGCGCAGGAGGATTGATTTCAGGCATGACAGTTGGAACAAGTTATACAGTAACAGCAACCAATGGAGGATGTACTTCAGCAGTATCAGCTAGTTTTAGTAATGCAGCACAATTACCAACACCAGCGGTACCAACAATTACTTCAGTAGCAGCTACATGTTCAACAGCAGGAAGTTCAACGATATCAAATTATAGCGCATCGAATACCTATACGTTTTCACCAGTTGGACCAACAGTTGGAGCAGGAGGATTGATTTCAGGTATGACCGTTGGAACAAGTTATACAGTAACAGCAACCGATGGAGGATGTACTTCAGCAGCATCAGCTAGTTTTAGTAATGCAGCACAATTACCAACACCAGCTGTACCAACAATTACTTCAGTAGCAGCAGATTGTTCTGCATCAGGAAGTTCAACGATTTCAAATTACAATGCATCGAATACATACACGTTCACACCAGTTGGACCAACAGTTGGAGCAGGAGGATTGATTTCAGGTATGACCGTTGGAACAAGTTATACAGTAACAGCAACCGATGGAGGATGTACTACAGCAGCATCAGCTAGTTTTAGTAATGCATCACAATTACCAACACCAGCTGTACCAACAATTACTTCAGTAGCTGCTACATGTTCAGCAGCAGGAAGCTCAACGATATCAAATTACAACGCATCGAATACCTATACGTTTTCACCAGTTGGACCAACAGTTGGAGCTGGAGGATTGATTTCAGGTATGACAGTCGGAACAAGTTATACGGTAACCGCAAGCAATGGAGGATGTACTTCAACAGTATCAGCTAGTTTTAGTAATGCAGCTCAGTTACCAACACCAGTTGTACCAACGATTACTTCAGTAGCGGCTACATGTTCAACAGCAGGAAGTTCAACAATATCAAATTATAGTGCATCTAATACGTATACGTTCACACCAGTTGGACCAACAGTTGGAGCAGGAGGATTGATTTCAGGTATGACAGTTGGAACAAGTTATACAGTAACAGCAACCAATGGTGGATGTACTTCAGCGGCATCAGCTAGTTTTAGTAATGCAGCTCAGTTACCAACACCAGTTGTACCAACGATTACTTCAGTAGCGGCTACATGTTCAGCAGCAGGAAGTTCAACGATATCAAATTATAATGCATCGAATACGTATACTTTCTCACCATCAGGACCAACAGTTGGAGCAGGAGGATTAGTTTCAGGTATGACAGTTGGAACAAGTTATACAGTAACAGCAACCAATGGAGGATGTACTTCAGCGGCATCAGCTAGTTTTAGTAATGCAGCTCAGTTACCAACACCAGCTGTACCAACAATTACATCAGTAGCGGCTACATGTTCAGCAGCAGGAAGTTCAACGATATCAAATTATAGCGCATCGAATACATATACTTTCACACCA
It encodes the following:
- a CDS encoding T9SS type B sorting domain-containing protein; the protein is MNSIAIKRVKNILYLVTLMIGISGWTQNILISQGGTVNVTGGEVFYDAGGAAGNDGNTTYTITLMPPAGQSVCVDFTSFSSYESLDIYDGTTVSATNIGTLKGNYGTAYNAGGAPYNTGQPALGGVVQAELKPGIFCANNATGALTFKFTNSSSSQSTGWVGNVITYAKPTSGCTISISANPSTICLGGSTTLTATGTIGSALINNDFNSSSLGAGWSATPGGVAFVNVLSCQPNYGYNTQNTDNSIFAWMQNVAAPRVLESNSFDVSNGGVLSFDFREASDDNGGNGCEAMDDKEGVYIQYSTNNGVSWVNMKLLFPSVESNFPSAANIGCGTYVYNWNTTTVPIPAAAMTANTKFRWYQHQSTSATQDSWGIDNVKIIKNVSSTITITDLLTNTVVATSTNTSVNVAVSPTSSRTYRATISDGTSSCSQDILVTVNGSTATTIAYSGTPFLPNAGPSNVTVTNGPVSGTYSASPAGLTLNTTTGQITPSTSTPGTYTVSVPTSCGTATATVEILSSSCGNCATASCPVISITETTAALGQTNISTALGVAGDQLGNAPLVPGETITICVPVTVVAGSTILGFKQLTSSSPGGCGNVTEEIITYQLTSTSCGAPILPNRTNASSVASGFNPEWDGLAAGNYVLCFTMSVTNTALCTSVDIQGLGYYNVVPAPVPCQDYQIQMYSDDLLLNPITKTAFACSDASVFLGPDSFSTTFDSGLPYNSVNISITANVGNLNNLVIYRYNSANVLVETLTVPAGGVTNNYFLRPTGAYYSLDKTNLTSGNYSYTITDNISGAVLATGTWIITAGAESLKTGLLLFQGTGSYSGPGVSNGFDPAPAGSGGDDYTDDRGIGVFNPQLAGVGTHTITYTWDNGLPAPNHCTLTRSMVVTVSGPNAPTVTNVSICSGQTATLTASAVTGTVNWYSSASGGSSIFTGNPFTTPVLTAGTSYWVSQTVGGCESARTQVDVSISAGTPATYTTTLVNCEPGSINLSSVLPTGTTFNWVSGPSGYTFPAGFQTPLTTNTSLTGLPAGTYCVDVTSPNSLGGVVTQTLFTETFESGLGNWTINNSGGPNIFVLNNDYLGGSCVTGLGTFTVPAVPNQPVGVTSGPNSNYLHIKATTTTGATCGAGSVNFIPNNANFDGQVSDQKATINTVFNTVGKTNIVFNFYWLAQGETNANGADDFGSIEYSINGGTTWVQAGAKLRRQTTWLSDFRTDPLWDNQADLRFRVRWQNDASSSIDPPISIDEIVITADVITTASCGTTVQECFTILPTPAVPTITSVAASCSVAGSSTISNYNASNTYTFSPVGPTVGAGGLISGMTFGTSYTVTATNGGCTSAASASFNNAAQLPTPVVPTITSVAATCSAAGSSTISNYSASNTYTFTPVGPTVGAGGLISGMTVGTSYTVTATNGGCTSAASASFSNAAQLPTPAVPTITSVAATCSAAGSSTISNYSTSNTYTFSPVGPTVGAGGLISGMTVGTSYTVTATNGGCTSAVSASFSNAAQLPTPAVPTITSVAATCSTAGSSTISNYSASNTYTFSPVGPTVGAGGLISGMTVGTSYTVTATDGGCTSAASASFSNAAQLPTPAVPTITSVAADCSASGSSTISNYNASNTYTFTPVGPTVGAGGLISGMTVGTSYTVTATDGGCTTAASASFSNASQLPTPAVPTITSVAATCSAAGSSTISNYNASNTYTFSPVGPTVGAGGLISGMTVGTSYTVTASNGGCTSTVSASFSNAAQLPTPVVPTITSVAATCSTAGSSTISNYSASNTYTFTPVGPTVGAGGLISGMTVGTSYTVTATNGGCTSAASASFSNAAQLPTPVVPTITSVAATCSAAGSSTISNYNASNTYTFSPSGPTVGAGGLVSGMTVGTSYTVTATNGGCTSAASASFSNAAQLPTPAVPTITSVAATCSAAGSSTISNYSASNTYTFTPVGPTVGAGGLISGMTVGTSYTVTATNGGCTSAASASFSNAAQLPTPALPTITSVAATCSAAGSSTISNYNASNTYTFSPSGPTVGAGGLISGMTVGTSYTVTATNGGCTSAASASFSNAAQLPTPAVPTITSVAATCSAAGSSTISNYSASNTYTFTPVGPTVGAGGLISGMTVGTSYTVTATNGGCTSAASASFSNAAQLPTPALPTITSVAATCSAAGSSTISNYNASNTYTFSPSGPTVGAGGLISGMTVGTSYTVTATNGGCTSAASASFSNAAQLPTPAVPTITSVAATCSAAGSSTISNYSASNTYTFTPVGPTVGAGGLISGMTFGTSYTVTASNGFCTSVSSPSFVNQDISTPSITNIAFSSNICDGSSTDIVLSSNFPGITTYTWSATVSNITGSYVTSGTEADINQIATLNNPETIGTITMTIIPNANGCDGTPRTIEITVNPNPVIESVSVSDTAVCSGSNIHVDVVGNISGITYTWTAITSGVNIVGGTTSGTIAATSTTTSFDIQVVTSNPLVAGTIYFEVSSVRNGCTGNTLSSAVVTVNPNPGLPIPSPVKTICSEEGTDLIVDVSPLIAGTELTWEVLTVVNVSGATPGTGVAPVTINDILTATTNTQGYVIYRVRSSLGDCQGGYTDYRVNVNPSPRPVLSDGNICITASGEVYQTYTLNTGLNDVDYDFEWFDTNGNIIPGATNATLVVDEAGTYSVIATNWSTGCSSDPMLSTATATVTATTPATSMAIVQSEYFSDNATITVTVPDGSGSIMYALDEGSFQSSNVFTGVSAGEHTVTVIDTEGCTYMTQTVLIIDYPTYFTPNGDGINDTWNIIGLNQADAKLYIFDRYGKLLKQLSTTVASQGWDGTYNQEELPSTDYWFTLDYTENGVAKQFKAHFSLIR